One genomic window of Hippocampus zosterae strain Florida chromosome 12, ASM2543408v3, whole genome shotgun sequence includes the following:
- the sec22a gene encoding vesicle-trafficking protein SEC22a — protein MSGVLFASVVRVEDGLPLSASTDYEQDRELHETRKHMKALSKKLPHFPDRCTFRSGPYNVNFTSALGVCYMMVCLSSYPSVLAFCFLDELQKEFIVTYDGKRVGAAIRPYSFIQFDVVIQRTKHRYNSPRSLSTKINMADMQTEIKLRPPYRLTPDDLHGINDFSSRSSAKYKGIAPTQTLEPLTLPGAVSCVLSVLCGGLNLLRGVHAIESILQNEDEDFSYVIAFFLGTAACLYQCFLFAYFTGWRNVKSFLALGLVCVCNMYLFQLRNLWQILFHVAVAACMTLHTHFRQPLGKAPDYNV, from the exons ATGTCAGGTGTGCTGTTCGCCTCGGTGGTGCGCGTGGAAGATGGCCTGCCGCTGTCGGCATCCACAGACTACGAGCAGGACCGGGAGCTGCACGAGACCAGGAAGCACATGAAGGCTCTCTCCAAGAAGCTACCGCACTTCCCTGACAGATGCACCTTCAGGAGCGGGCCCTACAATGTCAA cttcACGAGCGCTCTGGGTGTGTGTTACATGATGGTGTGTTTGTCTAGTTACCCTAGCGTGCTAGCCTTCTGCTTCTTGGATGAACTCCAGAAGGAATTTATCGTCACCTACGACGGTAAACGCGTCGGAGCTGCCATCAGGCCGTACTCCTTCATACAATTTG ACGTGGTGATCCAGAGGACGAAGCATCGCTACAACAGCCCTCGCTCCCTCTCCACCAAGATCAACATGGCCGACATGCAGACGGAGATCAAGCTGCGTCCTCCCTACCGGCTGACCCCCGATGACCTTCACGGCATCAATGACTTCTCCTCGCGCTCCTCCGCCAAATACAAGGGCATCG CTCCCACACAGACTTTGGAGCCTCTGACGCTTCCCGGCGCCGTGTCTTGCGTCCTCAGCGTGCTGTGCGGCGGCCTCAACCTGCTGCGAGGCGTCCACGCCATCGAGAGCATCCTGCAGAACGAGGATGAGGACTTCAGCTACGTCATCGCCTTTTTCCTGGGCACCGCCGCCTGCCTCTACCAG TGCTTCCTGTTTGCGTACTTCACGGGGTGGAGGAACGTGAAGTCGTTCCTGGCGCTGGGGCTGGTGTGTGTATGCAACATGTACCTGTTCCAGCTCAGGAACCTGTGGCAGATTCTGTTCCACGTGGCCGTCGCCGCCTGCATGACGCTGCACACGCACTTCAGGCAGCCCCTGGGCAAGGCGCCCGACTACAACGTATGA